Proteins encoded in a region of the Pseudomonas sp. GOM7 genome:
- the nth gene encoding endonuclease III, translated as MNAAKRLEIFRRLHEDNPEPKTELAYSTPFELLVAVTLSAQATDVSVNKATAKLFPVANTPEAIYALGVEGLSEYIKTIGLYNSKAKNVIEACRILIEKHGSKVPDNREDLEALPGVGRKTANVVLNTAFRQLAMAVDTHIFRVSNRTGLAPGKNVVEVEKKLLKFVPKDYLLDAHHWLILHGRYVCTARKPRCGACRIEDLCEYKAKTSDD; from the coding sequence ATGAACGCTGCCAAACGCCTGGAAATCTTCCGTCGCCTGCACGAGGACAACCCCGAGCCGAAGACCGAGTTGGCCTACAGCACGCCCTTCGAGCTGCTGGTGGCGGTAACGCTATCGGCCCAGGCCACCGACGTCAGCGTCAACAAGGCCACGGCCAAGCTGTTCCCGGTGGCCAATACGCCAGAGGCCATCTACGCCCTCGGCGTCGAAGGTTTGAGCGAGTACATCAAGACCATCGGCCTGTACAACAGCAAAGCGAAGAACGTCATCGAGGCCTGCCGCATCCTGATCGAAAAGCACGGCAGCAAAGTGCCGGACAACCGCGAGGATCTCGAAGCCCTGCCGGGCGTCGGCCGCAAGACCGCCAACGTGGTGCTCAACACGGCGTTTCGCCAGTTGGCCATGGCCGTGGACACGCACATCTTCCGCGTCAGCAACCGCACCGGCCTTGCGCCGGGCAAGAACGTGGTCGAGGTGGAAAAGAAGCTGCTCAAGTTCGTGCCCAAGGATTATCTGCTCGACGCCCACCACTGGCTGATCCTGCATGGGCGCTACGTTTGCACCGCGCGCAAACCGCGCTGTGGCGCCTGCCGTATCGAAGATCTGTGCGAGTACAAGGCCAAGACCTCCGACGATTGA
- a CDS encoding electron transport complex subunit E, with the protein MTSYREITLNGLWKNNPALVQLLGLCPLLGVSNSTVNALGLALATTLVLACSNTAVSLVRGVVNTAVRLPAFVMIIAALTTCIELLMQAYTYELYQILGIFIPLITTNCVILGRADGFAAKHDPARAAYDGLMMGLGFGLVLVLIGAIRELLGTGALFANMHLLFGPIAADWKLTLVHDYRGFLLAILPPGAFIVLGLLIAGKNRIDQIAAERAKTAAPEAPAQSRRVRVTGVIE; encoded by the coding sequence ATGACCAGCTACCGCGAAATCACCCTCAACGGCCTGTGGAAGAACAACCCGGCGCTGGTGCAACTGCTTGGCCTCTGCCCGCTGCTGGGAGTGAGCAACTCCACGGTCAACGCCCTCGGTCTGGCGCTGGCTACCACGCTGGTGCTGGCCTGCTCCAACACCGCCGTGTCGCTGGTACGGGGCGTGGTCAACACCGCCGTGCGCCTGCCGGCCTTCGTCATGATCATCGCCGCGCTGACCACCTGCATCGAGCTGCTGATGCAGGCCTACACCTACGAGCTGTACCAGATTCTCGGCATCTTCATCCCGCTGATCACCACCAACTGCGTGATCCTCGGCCGCGCCGACGGCTTCGCCGCCAAGCACGACCCGGCCCGCGCCGCCTATGACGGTCTGATGATGGGCCTGGGCTTCGGCCTGGTGCTGGTACTGATCGGCGCCATCCGCGAGCTGCTCGGCACCGGCGCCCTGTTCGCCAACATGCACCTGCTGTTCGGCCCCATCGCCGCCGACTGGAAACTCACCCTGGTGCACGACTACCGTGGTTTTCTGCTGGCCATCCTGCCGCCGGGCGCCTTCATCGTTCTCGGCCTGCTGATCGCCGGCAAGAACCGCATCGACCAGATCGCCGCCGAGCGAGCCAAGACCGCCGCGCCCGAGGCACCGGCACAAAGCCGCCGCGTTCGCGTTACCGGAGTCATCGAATGA
- the rsxG gene encoding electron transport complex subunit RsxG has product MLPEISRSMLKNALVLGLFAIGTVGTVALLQQGTAERIAKAEREAQVRALAEILPAGSYDNHLLDNRIELNAPELGHRSPQSAYLALKGGQPSALILPVTAPDGYSGAIHLLVGIFADGRLAGVRVLSHKETPGLGDKIELAKSDWVLGFTGKSLHNPGEDGWAVKKDRGDFDQFAGATITPRAVVKAVHGALRYFDTHRAQLLGLAEDER; this is encoded by the coding sequence ATGCTGCCGGAAATCAGCCGCTCGATGTTGAAGAACGCCCTGGTGCTTGGCCTCTTCGCCATCGGCACCGTCGGCACCGTCGCTCTGCTGCAACAGGGCACCGCCGAACGCATCGCCAAGGCCGAGCGCGAAGCCCAGGTGCGCGCCCTGGCCGAGATTCTGCCGGCCGGCAGCTATGACAATCACCTGCTGGACAACCGCATCGAGCTCAACGCTCCCGAGCTGGGTCACCGCAGCCCGCAGTCGGCCTACCTGGCACTCAAGGGCGGCCAGCCCAGCGCGCTGATCCTGCCGGTGACCGCGCCGGACGGCTACAGCGGCGCCATCCACCTGCTGGTGGGTATCTTCGCCGACGGTCGCCTGGCTGGCGTGCGCGTGCTCAGCCACAAGGAAACCCCAGGCCTGGGCGACAAGATCGAGCTGGCCAAGAGCGATTGGGTACTCGGCTTTACCGGAAAATCCCTGCACAACCCCGGCGAAGATGGCTGGGCGGTGAAGAAGGATCGCGGCGACTTCGACCAGTTCGCCGGCGCCACCATCACCCCACGCGCCGTGGTCAAGGCCGTGCACGGCGCCCTGCGCTACTTCGACACGCACCGCGCCCAGTTGCTGGGCCTGGCGGAGGACGAACGATGA
- a CDS encoding RnfABCDGE type electron transport complex subunit D: MALPRITSPHATGSNRTQQVMLQVLLACVPGILALTWLFGIGTLFNLVWASLCALGFEAALLAARKRPIAFFLKDYSALVTAVLLALALPPYSPWWLTLIACGFAIGLGKQLYGGLGQNPFNPAMVGYVVVLISFPVDMTSWPAPHTVAALDGIKHILGIANLPDGWAQATALDALKVNKSLTIDELHASNPAFGRFGGAGSEAVNLAFLAGGLYLLHKRLITWHAPLGMLAALFAMSLLFWNGSGSDSNGSPLFHLLTGATMLGAFFIVTDPVSGATSNRGRLVFGIGVGVLVYVIRTWGGYPDAVAFAVLLMNLAAPTIDYYTRPRSYGHRKPNSGFKLGE, encoded by the coding sequence ATGGCCCTGCCCCGCATCACATCGCCCCACGCCACGGGCAGCAACCGTACCCAGCAGGTCATGCTGCAGGTGCTGCTGGCCTGCGTGCCGGGCATCCTCGCCCTGACCTGGCTGTTCGGCATCGGCACCCTGTTCAATCTGGTCTGGGCCAGCCTCTGCGCCCTGGGCTTCGAGGCCGCACTGCTGGCCGCGCGCAAGCGTCCGATCGCCTTCTTTCTCAAGGACTACAGCGCCCTGGTCACCGCCGTGCTGCTGGCCCTGGCCCTGCCGCCCTATTCGCCCTGGTGGCTGACGCTGATCGCCTGCGGTTTTGCCATCGGCCTCGGCAAGCAGCTCTACGGTGGCCTCGGGCAGAACCCGTTCAACCCGGCCATGGTCGGCTACGTGGTGGTGCTGATCTCCTTCCCTGTCGACATGACCAGTTGGCCCGCGCCACACACCGTCGCCGCGCTTGACGGCATCAAGCACATCCTCGGCATCGCCAACCTGCCGGATGGCTGGGCCCAGGCCACCGCGCTGGATGCGCTGAAGGTCAACAAGAGCCTGACCATCGACGAGCTGCATGCCAGCAATCCGGCCTTCGGCCGTTTCGGCGGCGCCGGCAGCGAAGCGGTCAATCTGGCCTTTCTCGCCGGCGGCCTGTACCTGCTGCACAAGCGCCTGATCACCTGGCATGCGCCGCTGGGCATGCTCGCCGCGCTGTTCGCCATGAGCCTGCTGTTCTGGAACGGCAGCGGCTCGGATTCCAACGGCTCGCCGCTGTTCCACCTGCTGACCGGCGCCACCATGCTCGGCGCCTTCTTCATCGTCACCGACCCGGTCTCCGGCGCCACCAGCAATCGCGGGCGCCTGGTATTCGGTATCGGCGTCGGCGTGCTGGTCTACGTGATCCGCACCTGGGGCGGTTACCCGGATGCAGTGGCCTTCGCCGTGCTGCTGATGAACCTGGCGGCACCGACCATCGACTACTACACCCGGCCGCGCAGCTACGGCCACCGCAAGCCCAACAGCGGCTTCAAGCTGGGAGAATGA
- the rsxC gene encoding electron transport complex subunit RsxC, whose protein sequence is MSALAKESMKIWDIPGGIHPPERKELSNRTPIQPVPLPKRLVLPLGQHIGAAAEPCVAVGQRVYKGEKIANANGFVSVPLHAPTSGTVAFIGEQPYPHASGMLAPAIVIDSDGLDEWIELTPPTDYRCLESAELLTLIREAGINGLGGAGFPTAVKLTARPTQKIHTLIINGTECEPYITADDLLMRERAAELVAGIEVLAHLIQPEQVLIGIEDNKPEAIAAVRAACAGRDYQVRVFPTKYPSGGEKQLIQILTGVEVPSGGLPADIGILCQNVGTCVAIHDAVLLGKPLISRITTLTGEALARPGNVEALLGTPVGELLTFAGLDQGKLDRLIMGGPMMGFTLPSLDVPLIKTSNCLLASTAKELPPPAPAMPCIRCGECAQACPASLLPQQLHFFALGQEHEQLKEHNLFDCIECGACAYVCPSSIPLVQYYRVAKAEIRELEQKQLKAEHSKQRFEQRQERLRRAEEQKEAERKARAEKAARAKAAQAEAPPAASASPADEALKKLKIEASMAQVALKKAEKQLAAHDTLELQAQVAELRAAAETAQKALADAQAAAPAPAPKPAGDEALKKAKIDAAMLKAQLRKLEKIENPDDDQQAEIARVRQQLEAAEKSLAELDSQKPAAAAKPAGDEALKKAKIEAAMLKAQLRKLEKIEAPDDEQQAEIARVRQQLEAAEKALAELQIQAPAPAAKPAGEEALKKAKVELAMKRAELKKAEKAGSDEAALQPLRDALAAAEQALHAAEAASGKPAPELVRTERPGVNAELKAVKTEVAFARADLRKLERDDSATTEALEQARARLSEAERKLAEYQP, encoded by the coding sequence ATGAGTGCATTGGCCAAAGAAAGCATGAAGATCTGGGACATCCCTGGCGGCATTCACCCGCCCGAGCGCAAGGAACTGTCCAACCGCACGCCGATCCAGCCAGTGCCGTTGCCCAAGCGTCTGGTATTGCCGCTCGGCCAGCATATCGGCGCTGCCGCCGAGCCCTGCGTGGCCGTCGGCCAGCGCGTGTACAAGGGCGAGAAGATCGCCAACGCCAACGGCTTCGTCAGCGTGCCGCTGCATGCGCCGACTTCCGGCACCGTCGCTTTCATCGGTGAGCAGCCTTATCCCCATGCTTCCGGCATGCTGGCCCCGGCCATCGTCATCGACAGCGACGGCCTGGACGAGTGGATCGAGCTGACGCCACCGACCGACTACCGCTGCCTGGAATCCGCCGAGCTGCTCACGCTGATCCGCGAAGCCGGCATCAACGGCCTGGGCGGCGCCGGCTTCCCAACGGCGGTCAAGCTCACCGCACGGCCGACGCAGAAGATCCACACCCTGATCATCAATGGCACCGAGTGCGAACCCTATATCACCGCCGATGACCTGCTGATGCGCGAACGCGCCGCCGAGCTGGTGGCCGGTATCGAGGTGCTCGCCCATCTGATCCAGCCCGAGCAGGTGCTGATCGGCATCGAGGACAACAAGCCCGAAGCCATCGCCGCTGTGCGCGCCGCCTGCGCCGGCCGCGACTACCAGGTGCGGGTATTCCCCACCAAGTACCCATCCGGTGGCGAGAAACAGCTAATCCAGATTCTCACTGGCGTGGAAGTGCCCAGCGGCGGCCTGCCTGCCGATATCGGCATCCTCTGCCAGAACGTCGGCACTTGCGTGGCCATCCATGATGCCGTGCTGCTGGGCAAGCCGCTGATCTCGCGCATCACCACACTCACAGGCGAAGCGCTGGCGCGCCCCGGCAACGTCGAAGCACTGCTCGGCACCCCAGTGGGCGAACTGCTGACGTTCGCCGGTCTGGATCAGGGCAAGCTTGATCGCCTGATCATGGGTGGGCCGATGATGGGCTTTACCCTGCCCAGCCTCGATGTCCCCCTGATCAAGACCAGCAACTGCCTGCTGGCCAGCACCGCCAAGGAACTGCCGCCGCCAGCGCCGGCCATGCCCTGCATCCGCTGCGGCGAATGTGCGCAGGCCTGCCCGGCCAGCCTGCTGCCGCAGCAACTGCACTTCTTCGCCCTCGGCCAGGAGCACGAACAGCTCAAGGAACACAACCTGTTCGACTGCATCGAGTGCGGCGCCTGCGCCTACGTCTGCCCGTCGAGCATCCCCCTGGTGCAGTACTACCGTGTGGCCAAGGCGGAAATCCGCGAGCTGGAGCAGAAGCAGCTCAAGGCCGAGCACTCCAAGCAGCGCTTCGAGCAACGCCAGGAACGCCTGCGCCGCGCCGAGGAGCAGAAGGAGGCCGAGCGCAAGGCCCGCGCCGAAAAAGCCGCCCGCGCCAAGGCTGCGCAAGCCGAAGCCCCTCCTGCAGCGTCGGCTTCACCGGCGGACGAAGCGCTGAAGAAGCTCAAGATCGAAGCCAGCATGGCCCAGGTCGCGCTGAAGAAGGCGGAAAAGCAACTGGCCGCACACGACACGCTCGAGCTGCAGGCGCAGGTCGCCGAGCTGCGTGCCGCAGCCGAAACCGCACAAAAGGCCCTGGCCGATGCCCAAGCTGCGGCGCCCGCCCCAGCGCCCAAGCCCGCTGGCGACGAAGCCTTGAAAAAGGCCAAGATCGACGCTGCCATGCTCAAGGCCCAGTTGCGCAAGCTGGAAAAGATCGAAAACCCGGACGACGACCAGCAAGCCGAAATCGCCCGTGTGCGTCAACAACTGGAAGCCGCCGAGAAATCCCTGGCCGAGCTGGACAGCCAGAAGCCCGCAGCCGCCGCCAAGCCGGCCGGTGACGAAGCGCTGAAAAAAGCCAAGATCGAAGCCGCCATGCTCAAGGCGCAATTGCGCAAGCTGGAAAAGATCGAAGCCCCGGACGACGAGCAGCAAGCCGAGATCGCCCGTGTGCGCCAGCAGCTCGAAGCCGCCGAGAAAGCCCTGGCCGAGTTGCAGATCCAGGCGCCCGCGCCGGCTGCCAAACCTGCGGGCGAAGAGGCGCTGAAGAAAGCCAAGGTCGAACTGGCGATGAAGCGCGCCGAACTGAAGAAGGCCGAGAAGGCAGGCAGCGACGAAGCCGCATTGCAGCCACTGCGTGATGCCCTGGCCGCCGCCGAGCAGGCACTGCATGCCGCCGAAGCGGCCTCGGGCAAGCCAGCGCCGGAGCTGGTGCGCACCGAACGTCCCGGCGTGAATGCCGAACTGAAAGCCGTGAAAACCGAAGTGGCCTTCGCCCGTGCCGACCTGCGCAAGCTGGAGCGTGACGACAGCGCCACGACCGAGGCACTGGAACAGGCACGCGCGCGTCTGAGCGAAGCCGAACGCAAGCTGGCCGAATATCAGCCGTAA
- the rsxB gene encoding electron transport complex subunit RsxB: MSLVLVAVLALLALCLIAGAILGFAAVRFKVEGDPIAEQINALLPQTQCGQCGYPGCKPYAEAIAGGDKINKCPPGGEATIQALADLLDVEPEPLDAVEGEKPQMVAYIREAECIGCTKCIQACPVDAIVGAARQMHTVIASECTGCDLCVEPCPVDCIDMIEVGSSVQSWKWDKPLPPGQLIASDREQAA, translated from the coding sequence ATGAGCCTGGTTCTGGTCGCCGTCCTCGCCCTGCTCGCACTGTGCCTGATCGCCGGGGCCATCCTCGGGTTTGCCGCCGTGCGCTTCAAGGTCGAGGGCGACCCCATCGCCGAGCAGATCAACGCCCTGCTGCCGCAGACCCAGTGCGGCCAGTGCGGCTACCCGGGCTGCAAGCCCTACGCCGAGGCCATTGCCGGCGGCGACAAGATCAACAAGTGCCCGCCTGGCGGCGAGGCGACCATCCAGGCACTGGCCGACCTGCTGGACGTCGAGCCCGAGCCGCTGGACGCCGTGGAAGGCGAGAAGCCGCAGATGGTCGCCTACATCCGCGAAGCCGAATGCATCGGCTGCACCAAGTGCATCCAGGCCTGCCCGGTGGATGCCATAGTCGGTGCAGCACGGCAGATGCATACGGTGATCGCCAGCGAATGTACCGGCTGCGACCTGTGCGTCGAACCCTGCCCGGTGGACTGTATCGACATGATCGAAGTTGGCAGCAGCGTGCAAAGCTGGAAATGGGACAAGCCGCTGCCACCCGGCCAGTTGATCGCCAGTGACCGGGAGCAGGCGGCATGA
- the rsxA gene encoding electron transport complex subunit RsxA — translation MTELVLIMVSAILVNNFVLVQFLGLCPFMGVSKKIETAIGLSLATTFVLTLAAMCSYLVQQYVLKPLDLEFLRTISFILMIAVVVQFTEMVVNKTSPLLYRVLGIFLPLITTNCIVLGVALLNANKAEFTFVTATVNGFAAGLGFSLVLVLFAAMRERIAIADVPKSFQGAAIGMITAGLMSLAFMGFSGLIKL, via the coding sequence ATGACCGAACTCGTCCTGATCATGGTCAGCGCCATCCTGGTCAACAACTTCGTGCTGGTGCAGTTCCTCGGCCTGTGCCCGTTCATGGGCGTGTCGAAGAAGATCGAAACCGCCATCGGCCTGTCCCTGGCCACCACCTTCGTACTCACCCTGGCCGCCATGTGCAGCTACCTGGTGCAGCAATACGTGCTCAAGCCGCTGGATCTGGAATTTCTGCGCACCATCAGCTTCATCCTGATGATCGCCGTGGTGGTGCAATTCACCGAGATGGTGGTGAACAAGACCAGCCCCCTGCTCTATCGCGTGCTGGGCATCTTCCTGCCGCTGATCACCACCAATTGCATCGTCCTCGGTGTGGCCCTGCTCAACGCCAACAAGGCCGAGTTCACCTTCGTCACCGCCACCGTCAACGGCTTCGCCGCCGGCCTGGGCTTCTCCCTGGTGCTGGTGCTGTTCGCCGCCATGCGTGAACGCATCGCCATCGCCGACGTGCCCAAGTCCTTCCAGGGCGCGGCCATCGGCATGATCACCGCCGGGCTGATGTCGCTGGCGTTCATGGGCTTCTCCGGGCTGATCAAGCTATGA
- the metG gene encoding methionine--tRNA ligase encodes MTEARKILVTSALPYANGSIHLGHMLEYIQTDMWVRYQKLRGNQAVYVCADDAHGSAIMLRAEKEGITPEQLIDGVRAEHMADFADFLVDFDNYHSTHSEENRELSASIYLALRDKGHIATRAVTQYFDPEKGMFLADRFIKGTCPKCAAEDQYGDNCEKCGATYTPTELKNPRSAISGAVPVLKESQHFFFKLPDFEAMLKQWTRSGTLQEAVANKLAEWLDSGLQEWDISRDAPYFGFEIPGEPGKYFYVWLDAPIGYMASFKNLCTRRPDLDFDAFWGKDSTAELYHFIGKDIVNFHALFWPAMLEGAGYRKPTAVNVHGYLTVNGQKMSKSRGTFIKARTYLDHLNPECLRYYYASKLGRGVDDLDLNLEDFVQKVNSDLVGKVVNIASRCAGFIHKGNAGVLVTANPEPALWEAFQAAAPSIAEAYEARDFSRAMREIMALADRANAWIADKAPWALNKVEGKQAEVQEICALGINLFRQLVIMLKPVLPKLASDAEAFLNVPALTWADLATPLADHQLNPFTPLLTRIEPAKIEAMIEASKEDLAAEASKPAGNGELAKEPLAAEINFDAFAAVDLRIALIEKCEFVEGADKLLRLSLDIGDEKRNVFSGIKSAYPDPSKLEGRLTLYVANLAPRKMKFGISEGMVLAAGPGGEEIYLLSPDSGAKPGQRVK; translated from the coding sequence ATGACCGAAGCCCGCAAGATTCTCGTCACCAGCGCCCTCCCCTATGCCAACGGTTCGATCCACCTCGGCCACATGCTCGAGTACATCCAGACCGACATGTGGGTGCGCTACCAGAAACTGCGCGGCAATCAGGCCGTCTACGTCTGCGCCGACGACGCCCACGGCTCGGCCATCATGCTGCGCGCCGAGAAGGAAGGCATCACCCCGGAGCAACTGATCGACGGCGTGCGTGCCGAGCACATGGCCGACTTCGCCGACTTCCTGGTGGACTTCGACAACTACCACTCCACCCACTCGGAGGAGAACCGCGAGCTGTCGGCGTCCATCTACCTGGCGCTGCGTGACAAGGGCCATATCGCCACCCGCGCGGTGACCCAGTATTTCGACCCCGAGAAAGGCATGTTCCTTGCCGACCGCTTCATCAAGGGCACCTGCCCCAAGTGTGCGGCCGAGGATCAATACGGCGACAACTGCGAAAAATGCGGCGCCACCTACACCCCCACCGAGCTGAAGAACCCACGCTCGGCCATCTCCGGCGCCGTGCCGGTGCTCAAGGAGTCGCAGCATTTCTTCTTCAAGCTGCCGGACTTCGAGGCCATGCTCAAGCAGTGGACGCGCTCCGGCACGCTGCAGGAGGCGGTGGCCAACAAGCTGGCCGAATGGCTCGATAGCGGCCTGCAGGAGTGGGACATCAGCCGCGATGCGCCCTACTTCGGCTTCGAGATCCCCGGTGAGCCGGGCAAGTACTTCTACGTCTGGCTGGATGCGCCCATCGGCTACATGGCCAGCTTCAAGAACCTCTGCACGCGCCGCCCAGATCTGGATTTCGACGCTTTCTGGGGCAAGGACTCGACCGCCGAGCTGTACCACTTCATCGGCAAGGACATCGTCAACTTCCACGCCCTGTTCTGGCCGGCCATGCTCGAAGGCGCCGGCTACCGCAAGCCGACTGCGGTGAACGTGCACGGCTACCTGACGGTGAACGGGCAGAAGATGTCCAAGTCGCGCGGCACCTTCATCAAGGCGCGCACCTACCTGGATCACCTGAACCCGGAATGCCTGCGCTACTACTATGCCTCCAAGCTGGGCCGTGGCGTCGATGACCTCGACCTGAACCTCGAGGACTTCGTGCAGAAGGTCAATTCGGATCTGGTCGGCAAGGTGGTCAACATCGCCAGCCGCTGCGCCGGCTTCATCCACAAGGGCAATGCCGGCGTGCTGGTCACCGCCAACCCCGAACCAGCCCTGTGGGAAGCTTTCCAGGCTGCCGCGCCGAGCATCGCCGAAGCCTACGAGGCGCGTGACTTCTCCCGCGCCATGCGCGAGATCATGGCGCTGGCCGACCGCGCCAACGCCTGGATCGCCGACAAGGCGCCCTGGGCGCTGAACAAGGTGGAAGGCAAGCAGGCCGAGGTACAGGAAATCTGCGCCCTGGGCATCAACCTGTTCCGCCAGTTGGTGATCATGCTCAAGCCGGTACTGCCGAAACTGGCCAGTGACGCCGAAGCCTTCCTCAACGTACCGGCCCTGACCTGGGCAGACCTGGCCACACCGCTGGCCGATCACCAGCTCAACCCCTTCACCCCACTGCTGACCCGTATCGAGCCGGCGAAGATAGAAGCCATGATCGAAGCCTCCAAGGAAGACCTGGCCGCCGAAGCCAGCAAACCAGCGGGTAACGGCGAACTGGCCAAGGAACCGCTGGCCGCCGAGATCAACTTCGACGCCTTCGCCGCCGTCGACCTGCGCATTGCGCTGATCGAGAAATGCGAGTTCGTCGAAGGTGCCGACAAGCTGCTGCGCCTGTCGCTGGATATCGGCGACGAGAAGCGCAACGTGTTCTCCGGCATCAAGTCCGCCTACCCGGATCCGAGCAAGCTGGAGGGTCGCCTGACCCTGTACGTGGCCAACCTGGCACCGCGCAAGATGAAATTCGGCATCAGCGAAGGCATGGTGCTGGCCGCCGGCCCCGGTGGCGAGGAAATCTACCTGCTCAGCCCGGACAGCGGCGCCAAGCCGGGCCAGCGCGTGAAATAA
- the apbC gene encoding iron-sulfur cluster carrier protein ApbC, with translation MSAVTREAVEACLRQFTDPHLEQDPVSAGCLREVDIQGARVAVRLELGYAAGLFKNGWAQMLQMALENLEGVDSARVQVDCLIESHQGQAQVPALAGVKNVIAVASGKGGVGKSTTAANLALALAREGARVGMLDADIYGPSQGIMFGIAEGTRLQVKDQKWFVPLEAHGVQVMSMAFLTDDNTPMVWRGPMVSGALLQLITQTAWNDLDYLVIDMPPGTGDIQLTLAQKVPVAGSVIVTTPQDLALLDAKKGVEMFRKVHIPVLGVVENMAVHICSNCGHTEHLFGEGGGEKLAAQYGVELLASLPLSMAIRMQADDGKPTVIADPESQLAMIYQDLARKVGARIALAGKPTMPNIEISED, from the coding sequence ATGAGTGCCGTCACCCGCGAAGCGGTCGAAGCCTGTCTGCGTCAGTTCACCGACCCCCATCTCGAGCAGGATCCGGTCAGCGCCGGTTGCCTGCGTGAAGTCGACATCCAGGGCGCCCGCGTGGCCGTGCGCCTGGAGCTGGGTTATGCCGCCGGGCTGTTCAAGAACGGCTGGGCGCAGATGCTGCAAATGGCTCTGGAGAACCTCGAGGGCGTGGACAGTGCCCGGGTGCAGGTCGACTGCCTGATCGAGTCGCACCAGGGCCAGGCCCAGGTGCCGGCGCTGGCCGGGGTGAAGAACGTGATCGCCGTGGCCTCGGGCAAGGGCGGCGTGGGCAAGTCCACCACCGCCGCCAACCTGGCGCTGGCGCTGGCCCGCGAAGGTGCGCGGGTGGGCATGCTCGATGCCGATATCTACGGCCCCAGCCAGGGCATCATGTTCGGCATCGCCGAGGGCACGCGTCTGCAGGTGAAGGATCAGAAATGGTTCGTGCCGCTCGAAGCCCATGGCGTGCAGGTGATGTCCATGGCCTTTCTCACCGACGACAACACGCCCATGGTCTGGCGCGGGCCGATGGTCAGCGGCGCCTTGCTGCAACTGATCACCCAGACCGCCTGGAATGACCTCGACTACCTGGTGATCGACATGCCGCCGGGCACTGGCGACATCCAGCTGACCCTGGCGCAGAAGGTGCCGGTGGCCGGCAGCGTGATCGTCACCACGCCGCAGGATCTGGCCCTGCTCGATGCCAAGAAAGGCGTGGAGATGTTCCGCAAGGTGCACATTCCGGTGCTGGGTGTGGTGGAGAACATGGCCGTGCACATCTGCTCCAACTGCGGCCACACCGAGCATCTGTTCGGCGAGGGCGGCGGCGAGAAGCTGGCTGCGCAGTATGGCGTCGAGCTGCTGGCCTCCCTGCCGCTGTCGATGGCCATTCGCATGCAGGCCGACGACGGCAAGCCGACCGTGATCGCCGACCCGGAAAGCCAGTTGGCGATGATCTATCAGGATCTGGCGCGCAAGGTGGGCGCGCGTATCGCTCTGGCGGGCAAACCGACCATGCCGAATATCGAGATCAGCGAGGACTGA